A stretch of DNA from Desulfurella amilsii:
CGGGTATTTTGGGCTTAATAGTTTACAAGCCTGTAAAACATTATTTGCTCTACAACGATAAAATTACTGTTATTTCTTTAATTATTGGCGGCATTATTATTATAGCCGTTGAATTATCCAAGAAAAAACCCACCATTAACAGCATAGATCAGCTTAGCGTAAAAAAAGCTATTTTACTTGGCTTTATTCAAGCGCTTGCTTTTATACCGGGCGTTTCACGATCTGGTGCTACAATTGTAGGTGGAATATTGCTTGGTATGGATAGAAAAACTTCTGTTGAGTTTTCATTTTTGCTTGCCATACCAACAATTTTAAGCGCTGGAGGATATGCGCTTTTCAAAGACCATGCGCAAATCACACACAGTGACTTTATGGCTATGGGTGTAAGCTTTGTCACGGCTTTAATATTTGCCATTATAAGCGTTAAGACTTTTTTGCACTTTATTTCTTCTAATAATCTAATGGTATTTGGCTTTTATAGGATAATAGTAGGCGCGGTTTATCTCATCTTCGCTTAAAGCTAAAACGGCTACCCTAAAAAGAGTAGCCTAAAAAATTATAAGTTTAGGGTTTCGTTTGGTTTTAGTATTACAACTTCACATGAAGTTTTAACAGCATTTTTAAATTCTTGTGGATCAGCACTAATTATATCCCATGTGTTGTAGTGGATAGGTAAAACTTTTTTCGGTTTTAAAAACTCTACAGCTTTTGCAGCGTCTTTAATACCCATTGTAAAATTATCACCAATAGGCAAAATCGCCAAATCAAGACCATTTTCGCCAATTAATTGCATATCCAAAAACAAACCTGTATCGCCAGAATGGTAGAATCTTTTACCATCAAGCTCAACCACAAAACCGCAAGGATTGCCAGTGTAGATTATTTTATCGCCTTCTATTACACTGCTACCGTGATGAGCAATGGTGAGTTTTACACAAAAAGAATCACTAAAACGCCTAAAGCCACCTATATACATAGGGTTAACTTTTTGCGCACCTTTTTGTTGACAATATATTGCAAGTTCAAATGGTGCTATAATGGTAGCTTGGTTGTTTTTTGCAATTTCTAGCGCATCTCCTATATGATCTGAGTGGCCGTGCGTTAAAAGAATGTAGTCTACTTTTACATCACTTGGCTTAACTGTTGCCTGAGGGTTTCCTGTTAAAAAAGGATCGACAATAACCGAAACGCTACCTTTTGCCAATACTGCCGAATGACCCAAATAGGTAAGTTGCATAGAGCACCTCCTTTTTATATTTTTCTACTGCCTGGCTTTACAAGTGGAATATTTTCTTTGCATAGTGGACAGTTTTGAGGTTCATAATTAACAATATTTAGTTTTATTAATGGAAAATAATCTAAATCCGTCTTAAATCCTCCGCCCCTATCCACAAGCGCTCCAATGCCTACGATATTTGATGAGTACTGTTTTGCAACATCGATTGTTTCATAAACGCTTTTGCCTGTTGTTACAACATCCTCTACAACAAGCACCCTTTCTTTTTTGTCTATAAAAAAGTTGCGCTTCATAGTAAGCACATTATCAACGCGCTCTGCGAATACACTTCTTGCGCCAAGATGACGTGCCACTTCGTACGAAACCAAAATGGCCCCCATAGCAGGACCAATAACAACATCGATTTGCTTATCTTTAAAATGCTCTGCTATTGATGCACAAAGCTTTTCTGCAAAATTTGGATACTGCAGCACAAGTGCCGATTGCAAATAATACTTGCTATGCAAACCGCTTGTTAGCTTAAAATGACCCTCTAGATAAGCACCACATTGTTTGTAAATATCCAGCGCTCCTTCCTGTGTTAACATTTACATTTCTCCTTTCATATTTTTAATACATTCAATTACCGCTTGTTTTGGATTTTGAGCTTTAATAATGGGTCTTCCAACAACAATATAATCTGCTTTGTTTTCGATGGCAAACCTGGGCGTGTTTGAGCGCTTTTGATCATCTTTTGAGTCGCCCATTCTAATACCTGGCGTAACTACAACAACATCATCAAAAGAGTCTTTTAAGAGTTTAGCTTCATTTGGTGAAGCTACAAAACCCCTAAGGCCAGCATCATAGGCATTTTTTGCCAAACCCAAAATTGTTTCACCCAGAGGTTTCTTTATAAACATACCACTTTCTAAACTATCTTCGTCCATACTTGTTAAAATTGTAATACCAAGCAGTATAGGGCCTGCCTTACCCGTTTGATCTTCAAAGCGCTTCTTGCCAGCAATTGCTGCCTCAATCATAAGCTTTGTGCCTATTGTATGAAGCGATAGCATTGATGCACCAAGCATGCAGGCCTGATAAACAGCCAATTCTACAGTATTTGGTATATCAAAAAATTTCAAATCCAAAAAAAACCTTTTATTTTTAGACTTTATATAGTCAATAATTTTAAAACCATAACCAATAAACGGTGCAAGCCCAATTTTGTAAGTCAACACCTCATCACCTAACTCATCTACAATTGAGCATGCTTGTTCAAACGTATCTACATCAAGGGCAACAATCAACCTATCTTTCATAATGTGCTCCTATACAATCGAGTATTGCGTTTACAATCGCTTTTGACACATCATCGCCGTATTCTTTTGCAATTTCCACTGCTTCGTTTATAACAATGCTTTTAGGTAAATTACTGTATAATAGCTCAAAAGCACCTACCTTAAGGATGCTTATATCAAGGTGGTTAAGTTTTTCATATTCCTCTGAGCATTGCTTGATAAAATTTTCAATTTTGTCTTCAACTCTTATGATACTTTGCACTAACAACTCTAAATCCTCTTTTTCTTTTGGGTTTTTAATCTTTGTCAAACTAAATAAAAATTCGCCCAATGTAAAAGAATCATTTAGTGTTTTTGCATATATAAATTTCATCGCCTCGCTTCTAACTGCCCTTCTAGACATAATCTATATTGCTTCAAACAGACTCATCATCTCAAGCAAAGCAACTGCTGCATCAAAGCCTTTGTTGCCCATTTTAGTACCAGCGCGCTCAATAGCTTGATCTATTGTGTCTGTGGTCAAAACACCGTACGAAACAGGCATTTTTGCTTTTTGGGCCACTTGCGCAATGCCCTTTGTAGTCTCTTGAGCTATAAAGTCAAAATGTGGTGTTGCACCTCTTATAATTGCGCCAAGGCACAGTATCCCGTCAAAATCTTTATCAACAAGCTTTGAGAGCAAGATTGGGATTTCAAAAGCACCAGGCACTTTATAGACGGTTATGTTATCTTTACTGCCATCGTTTCTTACAATTGCATCAAGCGCCCCTTCAAGCAACTTATCTGAGATAAAACTATTAAACCTGCTGACTATAATAGCTATCTTTTTACCTTTTGCACTAAGCAGACCCTCGATATATTTCATATTAGACTCCTTAAACATTGTTTAATATATGACCCATTTTTGTTTTTTTAACGGATAAATAGCATCTATTTACATCATTTGGTTCAATTTCTATAGGTACGCGTTCTACTACCTCTAAACCATAACCCCTAAGAGCTACAATCTTTTTGGGATTGTTTGTCATAAGTCTCATTTTTCTAACACCCAAATCAACCAGCATCTGTGCACCTATGCCGTAATTTCTTAAATCTGCTTTAAAGCCCAACTTTTCGTTTGCCTCCACTGTATCGTAGCCTTCATCTTGAAGCTTGTAGGCTTTAATCTTATTGGATAGGCCAATGCCTCTGCCTTCTTGTTGCATGTAGATCACTACACCTTTGCCTGCTCTTTCTACCATTTTCATAGCTGTGTGCAATTGGTCTCCACAATCACACCTTAGAGAGCCCAAAATATCACCAGTTAAGCAAGATGAGTGAACTCTAACCAACACTGGCTCATCTGGGCTAATATGGCCTTTTACTAACGCCACATGCTCATAATTATCTATAGAGTTTGTATAAACTACTATCTCAAAATCGCCATACTTTGTAGGTAAATGCGCGCTTGCCTGCCTTTTGACAAGTTTTTCTGTACGCATCCTGTATTCAATAATATCTGCAATTGTGGCTATTTTAATGTTATGTTGCTTTGCAAACCCAATCAACTGCTCTGTGCGCGCCATTGTGCCATCTTCGTTCATAATCTCACAAATCGCAGCTGCGGGAATCAAACCAGCCATTTTAGCCAGATCCACACTGCCTTCCGTATGTCCTGTTCTAACAAGCACACCGCCTTTTTTTGCAATCAATGGAAATACATGGCCAGGCTTTACAAAATCTTCTGGTTTTGCACCTGGTTTTATGGCTGTTTGAATAGTAAGCGCTCTGTCTGCTGCAGAAATACCAGTTGTAGTGCCGTATTTTGCATCAATTGACACAGTAAAAGCGGTCCTAAAAGGATCTTCGCTTTCTACCATTAAATCCAAATCAAGTCTATCCAAAATTTGCTTTTCGGCAGGAAAACAAATAAGACCACGCGCGTACTTTGCCATAAAATTTATTGCCTCTTGCGTTGCAAATTGTGCAGCAATGGCTAAATCACCTTCATTTTCTCTGTCTTCATCATCTACCAATATTATCATTCTGCCCGATTTTATTTCTTCTATAGCCTCTTGCGTGGTACAAAAGCAAGAATTTAGACTTGCTGGAAGGTTTTTGTTGTCTTCCATTTTGATAGACGTCAATGTTTTATCAACAGTATTAGTTTTCGTTTCCATAATCACTTCACCTCTTTCAAGTTTTTTAAATAATTCTCTATGTATTTGCCAAAATAATCTGCCTCAATGTTTAATTTATATGCTGATTTTCTAAATTTCAATGCAGTGTTTTCAAAAGTATGGGGAATTACAGCAATCTCAAAGTAACTTTCTGCTAAACTGGCAATGGTAAGACTTACCCCATCTATACATACTGACCCTTTTAAAATTACATAGTTTTTAATATCCCTTGCTAATTCAACCCTTAAAATATAAAACTCACCAGTGTTTTTTATAGATAGCAGTCTAGCCGTGCAATCCACATGACCAAGCACAATGTGACCAGACAATCTATCAGAAAGCCTTAATGCCCTTTCTAAATTCAAATATTCACCTACACTTGCAAATTTTAAGTTTGTTGTATCAAGCGTTTCTTTTGATAAATCAGCCCAAAAACCAAAGGATTCAAGCTTTGTGCACGTTAAGCATGCACCATTTACGGCAATAGAGTCGCCTACTTTTAAATCATCAAGTATATTTTTTGACTCGATTAAAATACTCAAACCGCCGCTTTTTTCACGAATAGATTTTACATGACCAACCTCTTCAACAATACCCGTAAACATTAAAAATCACCTTCAACAATTATATCATTGCCAATTCTTCTACACGTATAGGTTTTTAGATTCTTTACTTCAGAAAAATCCGAGGCTGCCTGAGAACCTATTACATTAAAAGCGCCATAGGAGCCCGTAATTTTTGGTGCGTAGAATAAATGCGCTTTATCGTACAAATTAGCACTCAAAAATGAACCATGAATGCGAGAGCCTCCTTCAACCAAAACACTGCAAATATCTCTTTCCAATAGTTTTTTTGATAAATCAATCAAATCTATGCCATCACCAGATAAAGCGCATTCTATAATATTCACGCCCATTGATTGCAGTATAGATTTTTTATTTAAATCGCTTGAAGCTCTTGTAGCTATGTAAATATTTGTGGGATTAAAACTAAATATTTTAGCAGAAAGAGGTATTTTTAAAAAAGCATCCAGTACAATGCGCTTTGGCTGATTACAGCGCTTTATTCGGCAATTCAAAAGCGGGTCGTCCATCAAAATCGTGTTTATACCCACTAAAACACCATTGTATCTGCTTCTTAGCCTATGTACATACTCAAGGGATTCTGTGGAAGTAATGTAGCGCGATACACCGCCTTTAATGGATATACATCCATTCAGCAACATAGCTGCCTTCATTGCATAAAACGGTCTTTGTTTAGTGATATTTGTAATAAATATTTCATTAAGTTTACAGCAGGCTTCTTCTAAACAACCAACTGTTACATCTAAGCCTTTTCCTTTTAAAAATTGAACTGAACCACTTGCTGTTTTGTTTACATCAAGCATTCCAATAACAACGCGCTTTATATGCGAATTTAGTATTGCAAGCGAACAGGGGGGAGTTTTACCATAGTGATTGCAAGGCTCAAGCGTAACATACATTGTAGCGCCATTAAGCAAAGATTTGTCAGAGACGCTTTTGATTGCGACCACCTCAGCGTGGTCAAGCCCTGCCTTTTTATGATAGCCTTTGCCAATTATTTTGCCGTCTTTTACAATAACAGCACCTACAGCTGGGTTTGGACACGTTTTATATAAACCTTTTTTTGCAAGTTCTATAGCTTTTTTCATAAACATTTCATCTGTATTCACAATTAGAAAATACTAAACTATAAAAGTTTTGTCAAATTTTACAAAAATACAAAAGGCTTTAGCGCACGTAGAAAAAATTAAAGTCCAATACCTTTTTGCCTGGGTTTAAATTGCTCTTTAAAATGTTATAAGGATATAAATATCTCCCAATGTATCTTCTTTTAACCGTTAATGTTTTAATATCTCCGTTGCAAAGCTATGCAGTGGTTATAAATATCTGCGGATATATTTATAAGTCCGTGCAGGCTTTTAAGCCTTTTGGTTTTATATAGTTTATATTTATAAGTTTTAATCACCTTTGCTCCACAATTAACAAAAGCAAATATAATGCAATTAAAAACTTATTGCCTTATATCCCCATAGCTATAGGCTTGTGGGCTTTGCGGCAATTATCGGTAAAGAAAACCTCCACTTTGCCATATCAGTCTGGGTAAATGGATGCATGCAAGCGGTTATCTTATAAATAGTCCTGAAAGAAAAGATCGTTGTGCTCGTGTAGCTGCAAGCGTTGCATACAAGCTTGTAGAAGAACTAAATAAATGGCGCAGGGCAAATACAGCGAAAACATCGCATGGTTTGCATCAGGAAAAGTGTGCATCACAGCACAATTCAACTGCGCAGAATGTCACGGTGCAAAAATTCCAAAACCACCTACATCGCTTAAAAAACTCTAAAGGGGCAGTGAAAAGACTTCATTAAAGGCATTTTAGGAAGCATTGCTGTACTTTCATTTATACCTCTTCTAATAGTTTTTGATCAAAAAATGAGTGAAACGCTATTGAAAAAGCTTAAAGCGATAATTACAAGATGAATTAGATACCTATTTTGTGTAATCAATGCGATAATCCCCTTTGTGTTTGGACGTGCCCAACAGGTGCTAGTTACAAACGCTCAAGCGATGGCATTGTGTTGTGGACTTTAATAAGTGTATTGGGTGTAAAGCTTGTATGGAAGTATGCCCTATGCATGCAAGAAACTTTAGTGATTTAAATAAAACAAACTCTCTAGTTTCTTAAATATTAAAAGAAGCTACATCCTACCATGTTTTAAAGTCGCAAGATGGAACCCTAATTAACGTTTATTATACACAAGATGTTTCCCTATAAAGCTATAGCACTTAGTTTTTTTGCTATGTGTTATAGCTTTTTCATTTATAGCCCTATCTTTTTAACGAAAAATCAATTATAATTTAATAATATAATGACTTAATTACTGTAAGATATTTTTGCAGGAGGTTTTGAAATGTTAAAGCGCATTTTTTTCGTTGCCGTTTCCTTGATGCTGTTTGGTTTCAATTTAGCTATGGCAAAAGTCGGTGTTATGTCAACTTCACAGGTGGCCTCTCTGGTTGGTAAAAAGAATGTAGTTATAGTAGACGCTAGAGATACAAAAGCTTACCTGCAATCTCATTTACCAGATGCCATAAGTTTGCCATCTACCGGTCCCTTATTTGCTATGAAATTTCCAAACGTAAAAGCAAGGAGTATTGCACAAAATCAACAGATACAACACGCTTTATCGGAACTTGGTATGATGCCAAACAACACAGCAATAGTTTATGCTGGGGGTAGAAAAGGTGCTTTTTTCCTTACCAATGCTACTAGGGTAATGTTGGCACTTCATTGGGCTGGAGTTAAGAATGTATATTATATGAATGGTGGCATTGAAAAATGGGTAGATGAAAAAAGACCTATTCAACACAATGTGTTTAAGCTACCAAAATCGCATTTTGTAATTGAACACAACAATCCACACACCTACTGTTTTAGCAATTTTGTAGCTTGGGCTGTCAATAATGAAAATAGAATTCAGATTGTAGATGCAAGGCCTCTCAATCAGTACACAGGAGAACTTACAAGCGATAAGCGTCTTGCCAGACACGGGCATATCAAAGGCGCCATTGATTTGCCAGCATCTGAATACATGAAAAAAGTCAATAACTACTATGTTTTAAAAACACCATTAGAAATTGGAACAATGTTTAAGAAAGGCGGTGTGGATTTAAATAAACCAATTATTTCCTACTGCAACACAGCAAGACTAGGCAGCGGTTTATGGTTTGTAGCAAACGCCTTATTCAATGACAAACTAGTGTGGGTTTACAACGGCTCAATGGTAAGCGCATCAAGAAATCCAAATATACCAATAGTTAAAGGCTCAAACCCTTTTTGATCTTTAATGCCTTGCGATAAGCAAGGCATACTTTTTTAAATCAACTTTTAATTTATTAAATAAAAAATACAAAAAAGTAATCCAGAAAACATTGTATTTTATTAATTATTTAGTAAAATGTACCTTAGATATTTATTTAGGAGGTTTAAAAACGTGAGAAAAAGCGTTATTTCTCTAGCAGCTATTTGTTGTGCTTCTTTTTTGGCTTATGGTTGCTCCACAGCACCTAAAAAGCCGATTGCTGCAAAACCAGCACCGCCAAAGCAAGAGGTTCAAAAACCAACTACTACACCTGCGCCTACCCCCATTACAACACCATCTGTAAGTGAAGAGCAAATGCTAAAAGAAATCTTCCAGCGCATTCACTTTAATTTCAACAAAGCTAACCTAACTCATATTGACAAATGGGGCATTAACCAGGATGTGCCAAAATCTTTAGACGGCATATCAGACTATATGGCAAAACATCCTGATATCAAAGTTAAAATTGAAGGTAACTGCGACGAGCGTGGAACGGAAGCCTACAACCTAGCCCTAGGCCAAAGAAGGGCAGACTCAGCAAAGAATTATCTTGTAATGCATGGAATATCAGCAGACAGAATTGAAACGCTGAGCAATGGTAAACTAAAACCAGTGGATCCGGCACAAAACGAATACGCTTGGGCTAAAAATAGAAATGACCAGTTTGTAATTTTAAATAAGTAGGAGCATCCTGCCCCTACTTGAAGAATTGATGGAGGTATGCTCATCATTTTAAAATATAAGCCGCCTTTTAAAATTAATCAAACTAATTTTACTTTCATTTTACATTAAAGGATTTAATCTCTTTCTAGGTTTCCAATAGGAGGTGTTACTTTATGTTTAAGAAACTTTTAGCTTCTTTAGTGGTAATGGGTCTTATGGCTTCACCCGCACTTGCAGCAACAAAAAAGGTTGAAAAACCAAAAGTAGAAAAGAAAGTTGTTAAGAAAACACCAGTTAAAAAGGCAGTAGCTAAAAAAGCTCCTGTAAAGAAAGCTGTAAAGAAATAACTCAAGGAGAATTATTTTATGCCAAAAGAAAAACCAAAACCAAAGCCAAAAGGCAAGTAATTTCAATTTCTTTGTATGCCGGCCAAAAGCCGGCCATACTTGGTTAACTTTTTAACATTATATAAAAAAGTTTTTGTAATTTCAGTTAATTTCTCTTTCAATAGGCTAAAATTCTAACCAAAAAGTCTTATAAATATTTTAAAAATTCACAATTGGGAGCTAAAATTGCACAATGTGATTTTTTGTATTTGGCTCCACTTGCGAAATCAATATACTATAATTTGGTATTTGAAATTTATAGCGCAAAAGAGGGTTATATAATGAGCTAAATTGTACATGTAAATAAGGCAGTGTACCCTTCTATAAGCAAAAAAGATAGTCAAATTGAATTCGCGACTTTCCTTTACGTTACATTTCTGGCTATCTTTTTTTATTAAAACACATACTTATTTTGCTAATAACGCAGACTAAGTCCGATTTAGCTATCCTTTTGCTCCTTTACATTTGATATCGATTTGCCAATTTCTCTTAAGATATCAAGTGGTATTGGTAAGATTGTAGTGGTATTGTTTGTTGAAGAAATCTCATTTAAGGTTTGTAAATATCGAAGTTGGAGCGCTATAGGGTTTTGTGATATAATGCGCGCTGCTTCGTTTAATTTTTCTGCTGCTTGATATTCACCATCTGCGTTTATGACTTTTGCACGCCTGTCACGCTCTGCTTCTGCCTGGCGCGCCATTGCTCTTTGCATATCTTGAGGCAAATCAATTTGTTTTAGTTCAACAAGCGTTACCTTTACACCCCATGCATCTGTGTGTTTATCAAGAATTTCTTGAATTTCTGAGTTTACTTTTTCTCTTTCTGAAAGTAGTTTATCAAGTTCAGCCTGACCGCAAACACTCCTTAGCGTTGTTTGTGCAAGCTGCTCTACTGCGTAGGCGTAATTTTTTATTTGAACGACGGCGTTTAGTGCATTTACAACCTTAAAATATACAACAGCATTTATTTTGATTGTTATATTATCTTTTGTAATAACATCCTGTGGTTGCACTTCAAGTGTATTAATTCTTAAAGATATTTTTGCCATTCTATCAATAATTGGCCACAAAATAATCAACCCTGGCCCTTTTACACCTATTGCCCGCCCCAGTCTAAAAATCACTGCCCTATCGTACTCCTGGATAATACGTATAGAGTTTAAAATCACAAGCAATAAAAAAATAACAAGAACAATTAACACGATACTTTCCATAAAACTATTCCTCCTTTTTGACAAACAATTGTAGAGACTTTTGTTTAACTACTTTAACTTTTTGTCCAACTTCAATGTCTTCGTCGCTAGATGCTGTCCAAATCTCTCCTTCTATCTCAATCTGTCCCGGGTTGTTTTTTGTTATTGGTTTTTTGCATACGCCTGTTTCTCCTACGAGATTTTCTGTTGTTTTAACGGGAGCTTTTTGTGCTTTTAAGCCAAGAATAACTACAAAAACAACAAAAACAAAAACTCCAATAAAAATGGGGCATACTACATACAAAAACAATGACGGCAAGCCATTAAAGCTTAAATACAAAAAATAAGTACCAATAATAAATGATGTTAGACCTACAAATGTAAAAATACCTCCGCTTGCAAAAAAAATTTCCAAAATTAAAAATGTAAATGATAAAAAAACTAATATCTCGCCTATATCTGCACTCATACTACACACTCGCGCAAGGCGTTTGATCACCTTGTAATTTCTTGATCGTATGTTCAATAGCTCCAAGCACTACGCTAATATTTTCAATAGCTGCTTTTGGGCTTCCTGGTACATTAATAATCAGACTGTTTTTGCGTGTGCCTACGCAGGCTCTAGATACAATAGCTGTGGACGTTTTCTCAAAACTCTTCAAGCGCATTACTTCTTCAAAACCAAAGAGTCTTTTTTCTATCAATTCTAGTGTAACATCTGGGGCAATGTCGCGCGGTGCAATGCCTGTTGAACCATTTGTTACTATTAAATCGATATTGTTGTCGCTCAGTTCTATAAGCTCTTTTTTGAGCATTTCTTTATCATCCGGGATCACTGTGTAGTATGCTAGATCCATATCGTTTAAATTCTTTTGGATAAAATCTATTAGTGCAGGCCCAGTCAAATCTTGTCTTTCTTTGCTATAGCCTTTGTCGGAAAGTGTAATAACAGCAAACTTCATGTTTTAGCCTCCTGCGCAATTTAAATCGTACGCTTTAATTAAACTCGGAAATTTTTCTCTAACATTTTTAGCATACTCAGGATCAATTGAAATAGTTTTGATAGTGGTTTGATTATAAGCGCTACTCAGCAATGTACCGTTTGGATCATAAACACTTGAGTGACCAGCACATATCCATTTGCCAGACTTATCGTTTGCATTGCATGTTGCTACAAACGCTTGGTTTTCAATAGCTCTAGCTGCAGAAAGCTTTCGCCATGCGTTTAGTCTTTCAACAGGCCAAATAGCGCTTACCAGCAACACTTCTGCGCCTTTAAGCGCTGCTTTTCTTAAAATCTCTGGAAATCTCAGCTCAAAGCATATACAAACACCAAACTTTATTCCAAACAAATCAAATGTGTTTTCCTGATTCTTATTGCCTGGACAAAAATAATCATCTTCTTTGGTTACTTCAAAAAGCTTTACCTTAGAATACTTAAGCATTACCTTCTTTTCATACAAACAATAAAATGTGTTAAAGATTTCATCATTAATATTTTCCAAAAATGTTCCGCAGATTGCAATATCAGCAGATTTTTCTAGCAATTTGTTGATATACTCTGGCATCTTTTTTGATAGATTTTGTAGGTTTGGGTAATCAAAACCAGATAAAAATAGCTCTGGAAATAGTACAATCCTGCTGTCAGCACTGCATGCTTTTTCTATCATACCCAAAGAAGTTTCAAAGTTCTTTTCAACATCACCTTCATGCACCTGCATCTGAGCTATACTGATCTTCATATCACCCTCGCAAAAGAAAATTTTCTTTGCCATTTATGCTCTACCATTTTAAGTAATCCATCATTAAGTGGGTAGCCTAGATTCAAAAGCTCATACACATCCCTTTGGGCTTTTTCTAAAAGTTCTCTATCTTTGAGTATATCAGCAAACTCTAAATCTGGCAAACCATGTTGCCTTGTGCTGTAAATCTCGCCGCTTCCGCGCAAAATTAAATCCTGCTTTGCTATCTCAAAACCATCAGTTGTAGAAATCAAAACATCTATACGTCTTTTTGCCAAAGAAGATATTTTGTCTTTTGTTACTAAATAGCAAAACGAATCTAAATCACTTCTTCCGACTCTTCCTCTTAGCTGGTGCAGCTGCGCAAGGCCGTAATTTTCTGCGTTTTCGATAATTATGATTGTAGCGTTTGGGTTATCTATGCCTACCTCAATAACGGTTGTGCTCATTAAACAATCAATTTTCCCCCTTACGAAATCGTGAAAAATTTTGGTTTTTTCTGCACTTTTTACATTTGAGTGCAAAAACGCACAATCAAACTCATTAAAATATCTCTTTTTAACATCTTCAAAACTGCCCATCAAAGAGTCAAAATCCGTTTTTGATTCAGAATCATCAATAAGTGCAAATACTACATAAACTTGGTGTTTCTTTAGTATTTCTTCTCTTGCATGCAAAAAAGCCTTCTCTTCCTGGCTTTTGTATAAGTGAATTGTCGATATGGCTTTTCGATTTTTTGGCATGGAGCGTATTTCAACTACTTTTGTTTTGCCATAAATTGCAAAAGCTAAGCTTCTTGGTATCGGCGTTGCGCTCATAATCAAACAGTAAACACTTTTACCCTTATTAGATATCATTTTCCTTTGATCAACACCAAATCGATGCTGCTCGTCAATAACCAGAAAACCCAGATTATTGAACTCCAGCTTTTCATTTAGCAAAGCATGAGTTCCCACCAGGCAGTGAATTTTAAAATCTTTAACTGCCTGAAAAATTTCATTTTTTTTCTTTGTTGTGTTTATGAGTAGTTCTACCTTAAACCCCTCATTCTCTAGAAACCTTTTTGCAACCGCATATGTTTGCTCTGCAAGACTAGTAGTAGGTGACATTATACAAACTTGATAG
This window harbors:
- a CDS encoding ATP-dependent DNA helicase RecG is translated as MVRIKQILNALEAKILTYTHIKDYKNANLYLKKENSLIKFDKCANWLLSKLVLKPYVEKIFNKRYIYCVLDLLLTKPLRHEHYTQITPIANAQDYACVKGTVVLKKAGNYYTITIDDGSSKLDCKWFNVNQFLKHILRNIKVGATVVCEGKITVFGQFREMHHPRIRPLSSFKPHVDIIYPSFGNLKNATVKKIIEQHLSISPKPLYDFLPYTILTRNNLPFLSEVFESIHIKSIYDERIEKRLKYDELFLMQLGLALQEQDKKNESISVDIDKDFLQKVEKKLPFELTIDQVHAINVILNDMSASQTSIRLLQGDVGSGKTIVALICALAVLKNNYQVCIMSPTTSLAEQTYAVAKRFLENEGFKVELLINTTKKKNEIFQAVKDFKIHCLVGTHALLNEKLEFNNLGFLVIDEQHRFGVDQRKMISNKGKSVYCLIMSATPIPRSLAFAIYGKTKVVEIRSMPKNRKAISTIHLYKSQEEKAFLHAREEILKKHQVYVVFALIDDSESKTDFDSLMGSFEDVKKRYFNEFDCAFLHSNVKSAEKTKIFHDFVRGKIDCLMSTTVIEVGIDNPNATIIIIENAENYGLAQLHQLRGRVGRSDLDSFCYLVTKDKISSLAKRRIDVLISTTDGFEIAKQDLILRGSGEIYSTRQHGLPDLEFADILKDRELLEKAQRDVYELLNLGYPLNDGLLKMVEHKWQRKFSFARVI